A single genomic interval of Candidatus Tanganyikabacteria bacterium harbors:
- a CDS encoding PKD domain-containing protein, whose product MLSAKVEGGTDGDSYEWSVTGGSLSSRSGVTVTWTPPTQAGPQIVTLVVTFKGGTRSAATLEFKVADGGTVYREKLNLTASVAPTVAPVQSPTPTPTPSPSPTLPAGKNALMIYSLSFETDVASRTITVINTGTASVNLNDYILSYEYEQADYQLKMQHMRFGKVLTLQSLGTLTVSQTAGCSDGKCVAVDASLGGTGASSLGIQVAKGSAVLYKGSVSDANAQDYLQYGAKAYYPWSHGSLAASSSIWSGTDSYAPAGVAGMKSRIKAVGSWGAANWQVL is encoded by the coding sequence GTGCTGTCGGCCAAGGTGGAAGGCGGGACAGACGGGGACTCGTACGAGTGGTCGGTCACGGGCGGATCGTTATCGTCCAGGAGCGGCGTGACCGTGACTTGGACGCCCCCGACGCAGGCCGGGCCCCAGATCGTGACTTTGGTCGTGACGTTCAAGGGCGGGACGAGGTCGGCCGCCACCCTGGAGTTCAAGGTTGCGGACGGCGGCACGGTGTACCGGGAAAAGCTGAACCTGACCGCGTCGGTCGCGCCTACGGTTGCTCCCGTCCAATCCCCCACGCCGACCCCGACGCCTTCGCCCAGCCCGACGCTCCCGGCAGGCAAGAACGCGCTGATGATCTACAGCCTGTCCTTCGAGACGGATGTTGCCAGCCGAACGATCACGGTCATCAATACCGGCACCGCGTCGGTCAACCTCAACGACTACATCCTTTCCTACGAGTACGAGCAGGCCGACTATCAGCTAAAGATGCAGCACATGCGGTTCGGCAAGGTTCTCACGCTGCAGTCTCTCGGCACGCTCACCGTCTCCCAGACCGCCGGGTGCTCGGACGGAAAGTGCGTGGCGGTGGACGCCTCGCTGGGTGGCACCGGTGCGTCGAGCCTCGGCATCCAGGTGGCCAAGGGTTCTGCCGTGCTCTACAAGGGCAGCGTCAGCGACGCAAACGCCCAGGACTACCTGCAGTATGGCGCGAAGGCCTACTACCCCTGGTCCCATGGGTCCCTGGCCGCCAGCAGTTCGATCTGGAGCGGCACGGACTCGTATGCACCGGCGGGAGTCGCAGGAATGAAGTCGCGCATCAAGGCCGTCGGCTCCTGGGGCGCCGCCAACTGGCAGGTGCTCTGA
- a CDS encoding nucleotidyl transferase AbiEii/AbiGii toxin family protein, whose translation MPSVFDRRVVPEPVLELVKSCQNRVPCHLGGGAALAGVHLGHRLSRDIDLVCHDPEDVRTLERGLPAIGAELGLDIRLVRDAGTFVRALVGNGLEIDALYEGTPDLEAPDAVEGVQIESLADLRAAKLTCILSRSEPRDLVDLLFLDRLGYPPERDLPLALRKDAGIDPGILAWLLGQFPLRPLPEMLKPITERELAEFRDDLRERLRRVATGE comes from the coding sequence ATGCCTAGCGTGTTCGATCGGCGGGTGGTACCGGAACCCGTTCTGGAGCTTGTGAAGTCCTGCCAGAATCGAGTGCCGTGCCATCTTGGTGGAGGCGCAGCCCTTGCCGGCGTGCACCTCGGCCATCGCCTGTCACGGGACATCGACCTCGTGTGCCACGACCCCGAGGACGTCAGAACGCTCGAGCGCGGTTTGCCGGCGATCGGTGCGGAACTGGGCCTGGACATTCGCCTGGTGCGCGATGCCGGGACGTTTGTAAGGGCGTTGGTCGGGAATGGACTGGAGATCGACGCGCTGTACGAGGGGACGCCGGACCTGGAGGCACCTGATGCGGTCGAGGGCGTTCAAATCGAGTCCCTGGCCGATCTCCGCGCGGCAAAGCTCACCTGTATCCTGTCTCGGTCCGAGCCGCGCGACCTGGTCGACCTGCTGTTTCTCGATCGCCTGGGTTACCCACCGGAAAGGGATCTGCCTCTGGCGCTGAGAAAGGACGCAGGCATCGATCCCGGGATCCTCGCGTGGTTACTCGGCCAGTTTCCGTTGCGGCCTCTGCCCGAGATGCTCAAACCGATCACGGAAAGGGAACTCGCGGAGTTTCGCGACGACCTCCGAGAACGGCTGAGGCGAGTCGCAACTGGCGAGTAG